One region of Haladaptatus cibarius D43 genomic DNA includes:
- a CDS encoding PPC domain-containing DNA-binding protein → MNYREVTGKQEFVARLGHGADWRAEIESLAEDEDVDSAWFVAMGAVQDADVWFYDQDEKEYREVSFDEPLEVASCVGNVSLLDGEPFAHTHVVLSRRSGQAIAGHLDSATVFAGELYMRTFEESLVREHDEATELDLWL, encoded by the coding sequence ATGAACTATCGGGAGGTCACCGGGAAACAGGAGTTTGTCGCCCGGCTCGGACATGGCGCGGATTGGCGCGCCGAAATCGAATCGCTGGCAGAAGACGAGGATGTCGATTCCGCGTGGTTCGTCGCCATGGGCGCGGTACAGGACGCGGACGTATGGTTTTACGACCAAGACGAAAAGGAGTATCGAGAAGTGAGTTTCGACGAACCGCTCGAAGTTGCCTCCTGCGTCGGCAACGTCTCGCTCCTCGATGGGGAACCGTTCGCACACACGCACGTCGTTCTTTCACGTCGATCGGGCCAAGCAATCGCGGGGCACCTCGATTCGGCAACCGTGTTTGCGGGAGAGTTGTACATGCGAACGTTCGAGGAGTCGCTGGTTCGGGAACACGACGAGGCGACCGAGTTAGACCTCTGGCTCTAA
- a CDS encoding DUF7556 family protein: MTPDTAAVSVSVADDSEVMASVDDDGNTKRLVIADISCEGAWISMRVEDTTSLPDWR, translated from the coding sequence ATGACGCCGGATACGGCAGCAGTGTCGGTGTCGGTTGCAGATGACTCCGAGGTCATGGCCTCGGTGGACGATGACGGGAACACGAAGCGACTCGTCATCGCAGACATCTCATGCGAGGGTGCATGGATTTCCATGCGCGTAGAAGACACAACCTCGCTACCGGACTGGCGATAG